One window from the genome of Cryptomeria japonica chromosome 6, Sugi_1.0, whole genome shotgun sequence encodes:
- the LOC131072847 gene encoding ABC transporter G family member STR2-like: MDDKRHHRGAVNPGTVKPSYVVSKPSKQVTGGLEFRNLTYTVIKKQKVGGKWVAEEIDLLHKITGHAPKGSITAVMGPSGAGKSTFLDGLAGRIASGSLRGTVAMDGQEMSPSFIKRTSAYVMQDDRLFPMLTVYETLMYAAEFRLGQSVRFSEKEARVEKLIDQLGLTNARNTYIGNEEVRGVSGGERRRVSIGVDIIHGPALLFLDEPTSGLDSSSAHSVIEKVHDVAMAGRVVILTIHQPSHRIISLLDNLIVLARGHLIYQGSPKGVGTHLSNMARNVPKGENSIECLLDVIAEYDRSSFTVSALAGYYYTKVKPPSLTKDKDIDISLVSTYSISRGMDIGSAGKMALRSPSVMQMHGEACISVDIHGEASTNFDSSIRTPRRKKGGAGLVEAFNFTPMKSSISPSYVESIEVISSNESTPHGSDCTVNESDYFYKNSSKRHALDLGPKFPNSFGKEVLILIKRNFENIKRTPELFLSRQVVLTVMGAMLATMFLKPKADVQGMTNVLSFFISTVCLFFFSSNDAVPAFIQERFIFIRETSHNAYRASSYAIAGLITYLPFLFIQALTYFIIVWFPLNLRGDFYYFVLLLFVSLITTNSFVVFVSSLVPNYIMGYAAVIAFTAIFFLFCGFFIPGGSIPVYWKWMHYISTIKYSYEGMIMNEYSRSVCYSFDETGNCALNRSQILTSLSISTDKMDKWVSLAYLLAWAVIYRIFFYVILRFNSKNQRK, encoded by the exons ATGGACGACAAACGTCACCATCGTGGTGCTGTTAATCCCGGAACTGTCAAGCCCAGTTATGTCGTTTCGAAGCCAAGCAAGCAGGTGACTGGGGGCTTAGAATTCAGGAACCTAACGTATACTGTGATAAAGAAACAAAAGGTTGGGGGAAAATGGGTGGCGGAAGAAATTGACCTGCTTCATAAAATTACTGGCCATGCGCCCAAGGGCTCAATAACTGCTGTCATGGGGCCTAGTGGTGCCGGCAAATCTACCTTTCTTGATGGCCTTGCTGGGCGGATAGCCAGTGGGAGCTTGCGTGGAACGGTGGCTATGGATGGTCAGGAGATGAGCCCAAGCTTCATTAAGAGAACCTCTGCTTATGTCATGCAGGATGACAGGCTCTTTCCCATGCTTACAGTCTATGAGACTCTAATGTATGCCGCTGAATTCAGGCTTGGACAAAGTGTGAGATTTTCCGAGAAAGAAGCCAGAGTTGAAAAGCTCATAGACCAGCTTGGCCTAACG AATGCTAGAAACACGTACATTGGGAACGAAGAAGTACGAGGAGTTTCTGGCGGGGAGCGGCGGCGAGTTTCGATTGGAGTGGACATAATTCACGGGCCGGCGCTTCTGTTTCTGGACGAGCCCACCTCTGGTCTGGACTCCTCCAGCGCTCACAGCGTTATTGAGAAAGTCCACGACGTCGCTATGGCCGGCAGGGTGGTGATCCTCACCATCCACCAGCCCTCCCACCGCATTATCTCCCTCCTCGACAATCTCATCGTTCTCGCCAG GGGGCATCTGATATACCAAGGATCTCCCAAGGGTGTGGGAACTCACTTATCCAACATGGCACGCAATGTGCCAAAGGGCGAGAACAGTATTGAGTGTTTGCTGGACGTAATCGCTGAATATGATCGTTCCTCCTTCACTGTCTCTGCGCTCGCAGGATACTACTACACCAAAGTTAAGCCTCCGTCGCTCACCAAGGACAAGGACATCGACATATCACTCGTTTCTACTTATTCG ATATCGAGAGGAATGGACATTGGGAGTGCAGGAAAGATGGCGTTGAGAAGCCCAAGCGTGATGCAGATGCATGGTGAGGCGTGTATCTCAGTGGACATTCATGGTGAGGCATCAACCAATTTTGACAGCAGCATTCGGACACCGAGAAGGAAGAAGGGTGGAGCGGGCTTAGTGGAGGCCTTCAATTTCACCCCTATGAAAAG TAGCATTTCACCAAGTTACGTGGAATCTATAGAAGTCATATCTTCAAATGAATCAACTCCTCATGGTAGTGATTGCACTGTTAATGAGTCCGATTATTTCTACAAAAATTCCTCTAAAAGGCATGCTCTTGATTTGGGCCCAAAGTTCCCAAATTCATTTGGGAAAGAAGTGCTAATTTTGATAAAGCGCAACTTTGAAAACATCAAAAGAACGCCAGAGTTATTTTTGTCAAGACAAGTAGTGTTGACAGTGATGGGAGCGATGTTGGCCACCATGTTTTTAAAGCCAAAAGCAGATGTCCAAGGCATGACCAATGTACTCTCTTTCTTCATATCCACAGTttgcctcttcttcttctcttccaatgATGCAGTCCCAGCCTTTATACAAGAACGCTTCATATTCATAAGGGAGACCTCACACAATGCATATAGAGCCTCCTCATATGCCATAGCAGGCCTCATAACTTATTTGCCTTTCTTATTCATTCAG GCTCTCACATATTTCATCATAGTATGGTTCCCCTTGAATCTGCGAGGAGATTTTTACTACTTTGTGCTGCTCCTCTTCGTCTCTCTTATAACCACCAATTCCTTCGTTGTGTTCGTGAGTTCACTGGTGCCCAACTATATCATGGGCTATGCTGCAGTCATTGCCTTCACTGCCATATTCTTTCTCTTCTGTGGCTTCTTCATTCCAGGAGGCAGTATTCCAGTCTACTGGAAATGGATGCACTATATCTCTACCATCAAGTATTCCTACGAAGGCATGATCATGAACGAGTATTCAAGGAGTGTATGCTACAGCTTCGATGAAACAGGCAACTGTGCCTTGAATCGATCACAAATTTTAACAAGTTTGTCCATCAGTACAGATAAAATGGACAAGTGGGTAAGCTTGGCCTATCTTCTTGCCTGGGCAGTCATTTACAGGATTTTCTTTTATGTTATTCTGCGCTTTAACTCCAAAAATCAGAGGAAATGA